Genomic DNA from Gossypium hirsutum isolate 1008001.06 chromosome A01, Gossypium_hirsutum_v2.1, whole genome shotgun sequence:
atacgctgtaaaaaaacactaaaataaatgttttgtaacacattaaaaaattatttatattaaaaaatactaccataaatataataaatgttttattatattaaaaaatggaaataaatatagtaaatgttttattgtattaaatataatttttaaaattttatattttagttggGCAAATATAATGGGTTTAAGTATTATTgggttagtgatttaatatagatatgtataattatttaacatatataattaatataattaatttttataacataatatattcggGCCAGGCCAAAAAAAATATTGCCCATGGCCCAACCCATATAGAAAACGGGCTTTTGATTTTAGCCAAACTCATTTTTCGAGCCTCGTATTTTGGTCACCCTCCCATTTTTCTAGCAAGCCTTCGGGTCTAGGTGGGTGGCTTGACCCATGAGCAGGTCTAGTCATGAGACAATCAGACACCAACTCAGTTAGGGGAATTATGAGAATATCcttctgtaattaaaataaatatattattttaagatactttactctttttattttaacaaaagtaGTAAAAATTTGCTGAACTCAAAccattttaattgataaaattttaaatttgccaCTCAACTAAaacttcaatttattaatttttttgtatatttttattttaatatgcacaagtTATTACCTTCATTAGTTGTATCTATACTATTTATAAAGTCATTTATCTATACTATTTATGAAACCCTTTGTTAAGTTGGTGTCACCCATTAACTGGGTCTAAACCCTAggaaaattatggaaaaaataagttatattattcgagggcactttaattttttttaacaaaaagtaaaaataaaaatttggatataataaaatttaatctcATGCCAATAGGAttggtaaaatattaaatttactaCTCAACTAAaacttcattttaatatattttatttaatttaattttaacatgcacaatttattatcttcattaattgtatttatattttaaatctgtAATTTTTAGACTGAGTAATCAATGGATGATCATGGACTGTGAATAGATCGCATTTTAAATTACAACATTTTTATTTAAGCATCCCAAAAAGTAAATTAATGAAATCTAAGAATTGCTTAGTAATTAGTTATTTCTTCCATACATAGCAGAAGAGGAAAAAGCAGGAAAGACTAAGCAGTCGCATGAAAAGGATAAGGTCGGATATGAAAGAAATAAGTGAAGAACAAAAAGAGATCAAAGAGaggcaaagaaaagaaagagaaaaatttGAAGCAATTGAATTAGAATGCGAGGAACTGAGAAACCAGACAATCCTCATAGCACAACAAACTGCGAGCACCCAAATTCGTCTTGCTCTAATGTTGCAAATCTTGAAAGCAAGAGAAAACCTAGAGTTCGACAAGGCAGTCATGCTCACTAATGCTCTCCGGTATTTCTCTTCTCCATCCACTATTATAACTGCTTAAGTCTTCCTACTTTTTTTTCCTGAAGCGTTTTTTCGtttcatttttctaaatttacagTGAAGTGATAGCGAGAAAATAGTACGAAATGGATGCATCGGAAAATGATGGTTGGAGTTGGAGGCGAGCTCTATTGTTATTTACTTTCTGTTTATGTTTGTCAGCAATTTCATCTAACCTCAACTACTATAAGCATTCAATCCCATGTAATGGTATATTGCAACTCTTAACTTCAATTTAGTTTGCATTTGCAGTAAATTTGCACTTAAACATTGCCATTCAAAAATATTTGTCACTATTTGTATTTGGTGGTGCAGCATTTTTCGTCACAGCGTTCATAACAATGATGATATATTACTTTTGTCATGTATTTTTTAGAATATAATGACAATAATGTATAAGGTTACCCAATAATTAGTGTTAAGTGACAACTAATTTTATTACCGGATTATGTAAGATTTCATTGATCATTTGCATCGTCATCAATAGTGGAATAACTTTTATCATATAACTAATAAAAGTGATATTGGAATAGTATTAACCACATTCTGTATATCATCATTAcctaatatataaaataattacactAATGTAAAACATCGCATTTTAGTAAGTATTTACTAATGGACAGTTTCATCACCGAATTATATATGAATTCATCGTCTTTGTCAGGAGTAAAAGTTGAGCTATAGCAAGTAGACTGGCAAGAGGTACCATAGCTAGTTAGAGTTTTAGATTTAATGTATTAGGATAATAAATTATAGTTAACTTGTAAACTTGTTTTGGACATTAACCCTGAATATGGATTGTAAAACggatataaataatacaaaaaaaatacaatattaatgaCATGCTATATCGTACTTAATATGTTTAAATAGTAGCATAAATGTCGATAATAGATAATGTCACCATATATAATCAATAGCTGGTGGCAACTAGTTTCATCACTACATCACATACATAATCGTCATTGACAAAACAAACAATGTCATATAGTTAATAACATAATATATCGATACCTAATGCACTAAAATAATGTCAAGAAACTTTTATTTAGTGTCAATTTGAATTGCCACATAGTACAAACAATATAGTAACAATAAAGACTAGCATCatattaaaatcaatattttataataataattttgtaactCAATTATAAATGATTCCATCATTAATTATATTAGAATTGTCACTATAGTGAAATGAAATTATTAGTGCAGAcgcaaaatcatcattaattataGGAACCGTTACCAATAATATGATCATAATATAGCTTGTAGAATAAGTTGTTGTGAGCTTCTCAATACAAATCTTGTGTAAAAGGTGATTTTGTTAATGGTGAGCCTCTGGTCCCACTTGAAGCTAcaagaaattattaatatattgataaatgcaataaacatttatatttgttttttagtCAATTATTCAATCAAAAACCATATGAggtatgtaaaaaaattatttaattgattattattaaaagtgaataaactattcttttaattaacttttattaaaagcACGTTATTGTATACTTGGAAATTGAGGTGGGAGAACTTGGATCCCAGCAACTATGAAACCAACTTTCATAGCTTTTATTTGACTTTAAATCATTTTAAAGTTTTGAAGCTTATCTTGTGTATTGCTCACACATTTTTCTAAGTCAATTTTAGTTgcacttaatttatttttaattagtcgTAGGCTCATATCCAAGCCTCAAAACGTATGACTTAGTATCAAAAGCTTTATCCACAATATTATTGATAACTTAGATTTCGCTTTGTAGAGAAGAGTATTTGATGGAGAGAGGAGATATTGCAAACAAGTGAACGAGATGTTCTGAAATAAGGTGAAGAGAAAAACTAGAGCAAATCAGATAACACTAAGTGTAGTTACAGGTGGTGGTTGGTAAGGTGGAGAAAGAGAAATGTAGCTGACGATAAGGCTAAATAAAGAAAACAAGTTGAGAGAAATTTTGAGAAAGCTTTAAGAGTTAGAATGACAAGAGTTCCAAAAGTCCTTTCACTAGTTGTGGAATGCTCCTATTTGAAGTATTGCAAGAATAGGAGTTATAAAATTGATCATTAATAAGAGTAATGAATAATATTTTTCAGTTGCAAAAAcattaattattctttttatcATGAAAGGATTTTGTTGTTGATACTGATGATAAGAAGTGAACAAGAGTTCACTATGTTTTGGAAGAGGGAGAAGCACTCAATGAGAAAATGTGTTAGCTTTAATGTCCCATGctttttgatataacaacatttaagataaatttttatttatattttctaagtcatttgatgaaaattattatttgaaattttgttaaacattttcaaagcatTCTAAAgacttttaaaagtaataaaaaacatcttttaaatgtgttttaatttatctaaatatttttgAGTCAATCCAAAATGTTTTAAGTATTTTTAAACTCATCTTCTACAAGTCTGGGAAGTTGTATCGATACCTGGGGGAAATTCTATCGGTAGAAGTAAGAGAACACTTCAAGCACACGTCCAGACTTTTACCGATACTTAGGGAGACTTCTACCGATACAATTCCACTTCTACCTATACATCTTTGAGTTTTATCAATACAAATCTGTTTGCAATGCTTCCAATGTCTAGAAATTATCCCAACGGTTATAAACGGTCACAAAATCTCTGCTTGTTAAATATAAACATCAAGAACGCTTCAAAATATAATAGATGAATATTAAAGCATAGAAATCACGAGAAAAACCTCAAATTCttcattttctcattttctcttgtacatatctttTAGGTGCTTATTGTTAGATCTTTTatcattctcatttcaattctTTAAGAGACTGTAAATGCACACGTTTGAGAGATCTTCATTGTTTACATCTTTTCTTGGTATTGCAAGAGCTACTTAAGGTTTCCAAGGTATAAAACCTTATGTAATTTGTAAAGGGTTATAGTTGAGCATTGTAAAAATTAAAGGGTTCTAGTTAAACCATAAAAACTAGGGGGAAGATTTTATCTCAGTCTTGTGAAAAAGATAGAGATTGTAAAGGTTATACCTTATCCTTGAAAGGTATCAATTTAAGTATGGTGAATTGGGAAATCCTTAGTTGAGGTATATCAAGGTAGTGGAGATAGACAATTGGGGTTGAACCATTATAAATTGAAGTGTCCAAGCTTGTTTTTAATTTCCTTATCCTTTAAAAAAGTTTataaagaatttgaaaataccaaTTCACCCCATCTTGGTATTTTCAGGCCTAACAAAAGGTATCAAAGCTTGGTCTCCATCAAAGGTTTATTCACGAAAAGAAGCGATTCAAAGTTGAAAATACTGGACTTAGATGATTACTGAGTCTAGGTCAATAATTATGGATGAAGGTCATTTCATCATATTTCCTCCCTTGCTTAATAGTTTTAACCATTCCTAATGGAATGTGATGATGAAATTCTTTATCCAAGCATTCAATTACGGTGCTTGAAGGATCATTACAAAAGGTTCCTTGGAGGTACCCAAAGAGGAAAAAAGATGGGATACAAATGACAAGGCAAAGAGTCAATCAACTCTGAGGCTATGCACACATTCCTTTGTGCTATGAAAATAAACTATAGATaatgaatatattaaaaaattaatacctacatatatatatatatatatcgataaAGTATAAGAATCAAaccttaatttataatataaaagttgaaaaacgtttaaaataatttatttaatattaaattaaataagaattttCGTTGATGTTGAAAAGCAAAgaactgatttttttttagtttaaataagtGTATGATTTCATTTAAgaattttaattgataatttaatttaatttaataaaatcaagGTATAATTATGATTTcaatgattaaatgtttaaaaaataaatattaaaaaaattaaatgttgaatttaaGTCATAAAATCTATTGGGCATATATATAGAATATATTTAGATAGTTTCataaaagataatataatatttaaaaaattgaatctgTTCCCTATTAAGTGATAAGTTAATCCTtatctccctctttttttttatttaaactttctATAAAAAAATCTAGCAGTTTACATGGTAAATtatcaaacatatttaaaaaaaattaaattactaaaaatattaatttttaattgattttttttcaacattttatcaAATAGAGTGTAAGTGTAGGtttttcaaataatatatttaattaaaaataaatttaactgatatttttatttaatgtaacttaataaaattaaagtataattacGATTTAAATAATTAATCTTAAAAAATATAGGTATAAATAATTAGATCTTAGGGAGAAAAATGTAAAAGGATAGTTGCTATCCAAAAAGTAGACTTCACGATTAAGTTGCGGTGTGAAATGGAAATAATTTTGGGAGATCGAATTTGGAAGTGTATTTACA
This window encodes:
- the LOC107921860 gene encoding uncharacterized protein isoform X1, which translates into the protein MKTMQCSMFTSRKKRHHYHTLPFPKPELLWRCYQQKRKKQERLSSRMKRIRSDMKEISEEQKEIKERQRKEREKFEAIELECEELRNQTILIAQQTASTQIRLALMLQILKARENLEFDKAVMLTNALREVIARK
- the LOC107921860 gene encoding unconventional myosin-VI isoform X2 — translated: MKTMQCSMFTSRKKRHHYHTLPFPKPELLWRCYQKRKKQERLSSRMKRIRSDMKEISEEQKEIKERQRKEREKFEAIELECEELRNQTILIAQQTASTQIRLALMLQILKARENLEFDKAVMLTNALREVIARK